In Chloroflexi bacterium ADurb.Bin180, one DNA window encodes the following:
- the sigL gene encoding ECF RNA polymerase sigma factor SigL translates to MYRLLVLQTELTESHLGEAMRDHLIVAKATSHVTESEEDAFAQLYREHTHAVFNYCLYRVGDAMVAEDLTADIFERAWRSRRRFDRRRAQFSTWLFSIARRRVIDWYRSRGRRRTVELDEEVPSPQPGPDTLTAKVEDQRRLGQLIRDLTPHDQELIAMKYGAGLTNGQIGEVLGKSSTAVGSELHRLIRKLRLQWEDAL, encoded by the coding sequence ATGTACAGACTACTCGTTCTGCAGACCGAGCTCACGGAGTCTCATCTGGGGGAAGCCATGAGGGATCACCTGATCGTCGCGAAAGCTACCTCACACGTTACCGAATCCGAGGAGGATGCCTTTGCTCAGCTCTACCGTGAGCATACCCACGCCGTGTTCAACTACTGTCTGTACCGGGTGGGTGATGCGATGGTGGCCGAAGACCTAACGGCCGATATCTTTGAGCGTGCCTGGCGTTCTCGTCGCCGCTTCGATCGTCGCCGGGCCCAATTCTCCACGTGGCTTTTCTCCATCGCGCGACGAAGGGTGATCGACTGGTACCGAAGCCGGGGGCGTCGTCGCACGGTCGAGCTAGACGAGGAAGTGCCCAGTCCACAGCCTGGCCCTGACACTCTCACTGCCAAAGTGGAAGACCAACGCCGTCTTGGACAGCTCATCAGGGATCTAACTCCCCACGATCAGGAACTGATCGCCATGAAGTATGGAGCGGGCCTGACGAATGGCCAGATCGGGGAGGTCCTGGGCAAGAGCAGTACGGCTGTCGGCTCGGAATTGCATCGCTTGATCCGCAAGCTTCGCCTTCAATGGGAGGACGCCCTATGA
- a CDS encoding von Willebrand factor type A domain protein has translation MRFDPIEPLAQAAIPGPGPSGPLAIRYGVAEIPWAEKRDPRATHYLEIALRAVSDRRGADEDQVPQANFVFVIDTSGSMEGAKINGVLTGMRALFAALRPQDTIGIVDFDVQARIVLPATKVSDLTPAAFNGALRQLVAAGGTDIALGMEAGVAEAASNATPGAISHVFLFSDGNPTDGIREWLQIRAAIVEAVRGTSIRVSTFGFGADANGRELDALAGITGGSYTPVSDPASLGDNLAEDLARRETLVAKDIRLKLEIDPSVSLVHLYGYDQVAEPIARAALEPGTTGTGAPVATFGSDEEGLQIAVPDLAADEAYWVVLEIAVPESLEIVLGFATAAYVDAASGQHIEDMLMLETEVKPTTLPSHIVFQHAVGLWSSEVAFYALDDLSQNDLRTASARLTAHASALEAASAQLERTWLGKDLETVQRMAQLAQSLASGNLSTRAATDTRTLLRYMLDTFGRARSGFTPTPTP, from the coding sequence TTGCGGTTCGACCCCATCGAGCCCCTTGCGCAAGCCGCCATCCCCGGCCCGGGTCCCTCCGGGCCTCTAGCCATCCGCTATGGCGTGGCAGAGATTCCCTGGGCCGAGAAACGTGACCCACGGGCCACTCACTATCTGGAGATCGCGCTCAGGGCTGTCTCTGACCGCAGGGGGGCCGACGAGGACCAAGTTCCTCAAGCGAACTTCGTCTTCGTCATCGATACCAGCGGCTCGATGGAAGGCGCCAAGATCAATGGGGTCCTTACGGGTATGCGCGCCCTGTTCGCCGCCCTGCGGCCACAAGATACCATTGGCATTGTCGACTTTGACGTCCAGGCGCGGATCGTGCTTCCAGCGACCAAGGTGAGTGACCTTACGCCCGCAGCCTTCAACGGAGCTCTGCGTCAACTGGTGGCGGCTGGCGGCACGGACATCGCTCTCGGGATGGAAGCAGGTGTGGCTGAGGCCGCAAGCAACGCGACGCCCGGCGCCATCAGCCACGTCTTCCTCTTCTCCGACGGCAACCCGACGGACGGCATTAGGGAGTGGCTCCAGATTCGCGCAGCCATCGTCGAAGCCGTCCGGGGCACCTCCATCCGCGTCTCGACCTTCGGTTTTGGCGCGGATGCCAATGGGCGCGAGCTCGACGCACTGGCCGGTATCACTGGTGGCAGCTACACGCCGGTCTCCGATCCTGCCTCTCTGGGAGACAACCTCGCTGAGGACCTCGCACGGCGCGAGACGCTCGTCGCAAAGGACATCCGTCTCAAGCTGGAGATCGATCCCTCCGTGTCGCTTGTCCACCTCTATGGCTACGATCAGGTCGCCGAGCCCATCGCTCGCGCGGCGCTCGAGCCGGGCACAACGGGCACGGGGGCGCCGGTAGCCACATTTGGGTCCGATGAGGAAGGGTTGCAGATCGCGGTGCCTGATCTGGCTGCAGACGAAGCGTACTGGGTCGTCCTGGAGATCGCCGTGCCGGAATCGCTGGAAATCGTGCTGGGTTTCGCGACGGCAGCGTACGTCGACGCGGCTTCGGGCCAGCATATCGAGGATATGCTCATGCTCGAGACGGAGGTAAAACCGACCACGCTCCCGTCGCACATCGTGTTCCAACATGCCGTTGGGCTATGGAGTAGCGAAGTCGCTTTCTACGCGCTCGACGATCTGTCACAAAACGACCTGAGGACCGCCTCGGCTCGTCTCACAGCGCACGCGTCGGCGCTCGAGGCTGCTTCCGCCCAACTCGAGCGCACATGGCTGGGCAAAGACCTGGAGACCGTGCAGAGAATGGCGCAGCTCGCTCAGTCGCTGGCATCGGGGAACCTGAGCACACGGGCGGCAACCGACACACGCACGCTACTACGTTACATGTTGGATACGTTCGGCCGCGCCCGCAGCGGCTTCACCCCCACGCCAACTCCCTAG
- a CDS encoding PRC-barrel domain protein — protein sequence MASHKRAGFLGDTDDESMPPALGEGCELPLSFSIGAAVHCDDGRCGRLARVVIDPSTDRVTALIVEKGFLQREDRVVPVMAVKSASDDQIVLGMHSSALRDLQEYREVDFRVPVERWDRGKYQPEQTRYAASPYEAVAGSGVVPSRRYRFHEGVPFSLKVVGRGTKVRDADGSLGEVDHVLVDCEGQHITHLIVRQGLFSDYVIVPVDAIVEVDDTGILLTLARDEVRALPRYDRA from the coding sequence ATGGCCAGTCACAAGCGCGCAGGGTTTCTTGGCGATACGGATGATGAATCGATGCCTCCAGCTTTGGGAGAGGGCTGCGAGCTGCCTCTCAGCTTTAGCATTGGCGCAGCGGTGCACTGTGATGATGGACGATGCGGGCGACTAGCACGCGTTGTCATCGACCCTTCGACCGACCGTGTCACAGCTCTGATTGTCGAGAAGGGCTTCCTACAGCGCGAGGACCGAGTTGTGCCCGTCATGGCGGTGAAATCCGCTTCTGATGACCAGATCGTCTTGGGCATGCACAGTAGCGCATTGCGCGACCTCCAGGAGTATCGCGAGGTCGACTTCCGTGTGCCCGTTGAGCGTTGGGATAGAGGTAAGTACCAACCCGAGCAGACGCGGTACGCTGCATCTCCTTACGAAGCCGTCGCAGGATCCGGCGTAGTTCCCTCGCGCCGGTACCGGTTTCACGAAGGGGTGCCCTTTAGCCTGAAGGTCGTAGGCCGTGGAACGAAGGTGCGTGATGCCGACGGTAGCCTCGGCGAGGTCGACCACGTTCTGGTCGATTGTGAAGGCCAACACATCACCCACCTGATTGTGCGGCAGGGTCTGTTCAGCGACTACGTCATCGTCCCGGTTGACGCCATTGTCGAGGTCGATGACACAGGCATCCTTCTTACGCTCGCGCGTGACGAGGTGCGCGCGCTCCCGCGGTATGACCGTGCCTGA